One region of Microbacterium sp. M28 genomic DNA includes:
- a CDS encoding DHA2 family efflux MFS transporter permease subunit, with protein MATTTGSIPTAPAKAAPMIAPSDMRVIWLLLVAAFVAILNETTMGIAIPHLNEDLGLPPELGQWLTSAFMLTMAVVIPTTGFILQRFTTRQVFIAAMSAFTLGTLVCLVAPGFTVLLAGRVIQAAGTGVMMPLLMTTMMNVVPPQSRGRMMGRVGLVISLAPAIGPTLAGAVLETLSWRWLFGIVLPIAIVALAMGAKWMTNLGETKKVPLDVLSIPLAAFGFGGIVYGLSQFGGHGAGAATTGVVALVVGAIALALFIWRQLMLQRIDDALLDLRVFRSRNFTIAVIIMAIVALSMFGTLTLLPQYLQNVAGLDALQSGLILLPGSVLMGLLGPVMGRVYDARGTRTLLVPGTIMISGALFFYSTVGESTPWWMLVIVQTVMSVGLAMSFTPLFTASLGSLERRFYSHGSAVLNTLQQVAGAAGVAVMTVVYSSILYAGEADGLSTAAAGAPGARTAFLLAAIISLVAVALAGFVRKPADDAGEGFHGGH; from the coding sequence ATGGCCACAACCACTGGTTCCATACCCACCGCCCCCGCCAAAGCCGCACCGATGATCGCGCCCTCGGACATGCGCGTCATCTGGCTGCTGCTGGTCGCCGCGTTCGTCGCGATCCTCAACGAGACCACGATGGGGATCGCGATCCCGCACCTCAACGAGGACCTGGGCCTGCCGCCCGAGCTCGGACAGTGGCTGACGAGCGCCTTCATGCTGACGATGGCCGTCGTGATCCCGACGACCGGATTCATCCTGCAGCGCTTCACGACGCGACAGGTGTTCATCGCCGCCATGAGCGCGTTCACGCTCGGCACCCTGGTCTGCCTCGTCGCTCCGGGATTCACGGTGCTCCTCGCGGGTCGCGTGATCCAGGCCGCGGGCACCGGCGTCATGATGCCGCTGCTCATGACCACGATGATGAATGTTGTGCCACCGCAGTCCCGTGGCCGCATGATGGGCCGCGTCGGCCTCGTCATCTCGTTGGCTCCCGCCATCGGCCCGACCCTCGCCGGCGCCGTACTCGAGACCCTCAGCTGGCGCTGGCTGTTCGGCATCGTGCTGCCCATCGCCATCGTGGCCCTCGCCATGGGCGCGAAGTGGATGACCAACCTCGGCGAGACGAAGAAGGTCCCGCTCGATGTGCTCTCGATCCCGCTCGCCGCGTTCGGCTTCGGCGGCATCGTCTACGGCCTGAGCCAGTTCGGCGGCCACGGCGCCGGGGCCGCCACCACCGGTGTCGTCGCTCTCGTGGTGGGTGCAATCGCCCTCGCCCTGTTCATCTGGCGTCAGCTCATGCTGCAGCGCATCGACGACGCGCTGCTGGACCTGCGTGTGTTCCGTTCACGCAACTTCACGATCGCGGTCATCATCATGGCCATCGTGGCGCTGTCCATGTTCGGCACCCTCACGCTGCTGCCGCAGTACCTGCAGAACGTCGCCGGCCTGGACGCGCTGCAGTCCGGTCTCATCCTGCTGCCCGGGTCGGTGCTGATGGGTCTGCTCGGTCCCGTGATGGGGCGCGTCTACGACGCACGAGGCACGCGGACGCTGCTGGTGCCGGGAACCATCATGATCTCCGGAGCGCTGTTCTTCTACTCGACGGTCGGCGAGAGCACTCCGTGGTGGATGCTCGTGATCGTGCAGACCGTCATGTCGGTCGGCCTCGCGATGTCGTTCACACCGCTGTTCACAGCGTCGCTGGGATCCTTGGAGCGACGGTTCTACTCGCACGGCTCCGCCGTCCTGAACACCCTGCAGCAGGTCGCCGGCGCGGCCGGTGTCGCTGTCATGACCGTCGTCTACTCGTCGATCCTGTACGCAGGCGAGGCTGACGGGCTGTCGACGGCTGCCGCCGGCGCACCGGGTGCGCGCACCGCGTTCCTCCTGGCCGCGATCATCTCGCTGGTGGCCGTCGCGCTCGCGGGCTTCGTCCGCAAGCCGGCGGACGACGCTGGCGAGGGCTTCCACGGCGGACACTGA
- a CDS encoding ABC transporter ATP-binding protein, which translates to MGGGHGGGGRGGGAAFRGVDEAAQKRLNAEAPRIRGLGHRVIGLFRPYLWRIVITGILVVAGAAIAVIPPLIVQRIFDDALFPVDGSQPDLSLLVRLVAVMIGLFLLSAVIGVAQTWFTSTVGNRVTGDLRVKLFEHLQEMELGFFTRTKTGVIQSRLQNDVGGVSGVLTNTVTSILGNTVTVVASLVAMILIDWRLTLIAVVIMPFLIIVQRRVGQVRARIAGETQESLSELTSITQETLSVSGMLLSKSFNRQRAESERYQAENRNQVVLQVRRAMSGQGFFAVVQVLMASVPAIIYLVAGYFITGGVDAITAGTVVAFTTVQARLLMPLMGLMRVALDLQTSAALFARIFEYLDLVPAIQDAPDAVGIAQAPGPRGRVEFRDVVFRYPDAAADATPTLQGISFVAEPGQHVAFVGPSGAGKTTVLYLAPRMYEAASGQVLFAGADVRTLTQESIIDEIGIVSQETYLFHATIRENLLYARPDAIEDELVAACEAANIHHIISGFEKGYDTVVGERGYRLSGGEKQRIAIARVLLKDPPVLLLDEATSALDTVSERVVQEALDEAARGRTVLSIAHRLSTVIGADVIHVLEAGQIVESGSHSELLAAGGLYADLAAQQIAASRIVGAEEAAEADTSASGGVAAGLAARRADRAPEDSVAADAVEALTSPVPLLGVADPRVEPPEA; encoded by the coding sequence ATGGGCGGCGGACACGGGGGCGGTGGGCGCGGCGGCGGTGCGGCGTTCCGCGGGGTCGATGAGGCGGCGCAGAAGCGTCTGAATGCCGAGGCGCCGCGTATCCGGGGGCTCGGCCATCGCGTCATCGGGCTGTTCCGTCCGTATCTCTGGCGGATCGTCATCACGGGGATCCTCGTGGTCGCAGGTGCGGCGATCGCGGTCATCCCACCGCTGATCGTGCAGCGCATCTTCGACGATGCGCTGTTCCCTGTGGACGGTTCGCAACCCGACCTGTCCCTGCTGGTGCGGCTCGTCGCCGTCATGATCGGACTGTTCCTGCTCTCGGCGGTGATCGGAGTCGCGCAGACCTGGTTCACCTCGACCGTCGGCAACAGGGTCACGGGCGACCTGCGCGTGAAGCTGTTCGAGCACCTGCAGGAGATGGAGCTCGGGTTCTTCACTCGGACCAAGACCGGCGTGATCCAGTCCCGTCTGCAGAACGACGTCGGCGGTGTCTCCGGCGTGCTCACGAACACCGTCACGAGCATCCTCGGCAATACGGTCACGGTCGTCGCCTCACTCGTCGCGATGATCCTGATCGACTGGCGGCTGACGCTGATCGCCGTGGTCATCATGCCGTTCCTCATCATCGTGCAGCGGCGCGTCGGCCAAGTGCGGGCACGCATCGCGGGGGAGACCCAGGAGTCGCTGAGCGAGCTGACCAGCATCACGCAGGAGACGCTGAGCGTCTCGGGGATGCTGCTGTCGAAGTCGTTCAACCGGCAGCGCGCGGAGTCGGAGCGGTATCAGGCCGAGAACCGCAACCAGGTCGTGCTGCAGGTGCGCAGGGCGATGAGCGGTCAGGGGTTCTTCGCGGTCGTCCAGGTGCTGATGGCATCCGTGCCGGCGATCATCTACCTCGTCGCCGGATACTTCATCACGGGGGGCGTCGATGCCATCACCGCGGGAACGGTCGTCGCGTTCACCACGGTGCAGGCCCGGCTGCTGATGCCCCTGATGGGCCTCATGCGCGTGGCGCTGGACCTGCAGACCTCCGCCGCCCTGTTCGCGCGCATCTTCGAGTACCTCGATCTGGTCCCGGCCATCCAGGACGCGCCGGATGCCGTCGGCATCGCACAGGCGCCCGGACCGCGCGGGCGGGTGGAGTTCCGCGACGTCGTCTTCCGGTATCCGGATGCCGCGGCGGACGCCACGCCCACGCTGCAGGGAATCTCCTTCGTCGCCGAGCCCGGCCAGCACGTCGCGTTCGTGGGCCCGTCCGGCGCGGGCAAGACGACGGTGCTGTACCTCGCACCGCGCATGTACGAAGCGGCGTCCGGTCAGGTGCTGTTCGCCGGCGCTGACGTGCGCACGCTCACTCAGGAGTCGATCATCGACGAGATCGGGATCGTGTCGCAGGAGACGTATCTCTTCCACGCCACGATCCGCGAGAACCTGCTGTACGCCAGACCGGACGCCATCGAGGACGAGCTCGTCGCGGCGTGCGAGGCGGCCAACATCCACCACATCATCAGCGGCTTCGAGAAGGGGTACGACACCGTGGTCGGCGAGCGCGGATACCGGCTCTCCGGCGGGGAGAAGCAGCGCATCGCGATCGCGCGCGTGCTGCTGAAGGATCCGCCCGTCCTGCTGCTCGACGAGGCCACGTCCGCGCTGGACACCGTGTCGGAGCGTGTCGTGCAGGAGGCACTGGACGAGGCCGCGCGCGGACGGACGGTGCTGTCCATCGCGCATCGACTGTCGACGGTGATCGGTGCCGATGTCATCCACGTGCTCGAGGCGGGGCAGATCGTCGAATCCGGCAGCCACTCCGAACTGCTCGCCGCTGGTGGGCTCTACGCCGACCTCGCCGCCCAGCAGATCGCCGCGTCCCGCATCGTGGGCGCGGAGGAGGCCGCGGAGGCCGACACCAGTGCATCGGGCGGCGTGGCGGCCGGGCTCGCGGCGCGCCGGGCGGATCGTGCTCCCGAGGACTCGGTCGCAGCGGATGCCGTCGAGGCGCTCACCTCGCCTGTGCCGTTGCTCGGGGTTGCGGATCCGCGGGTCGAGCCGCCGGAGGCGTAA
- a CDS encoding alpha-L-fucosidase, which translates to MTDKTWTDLDHDLPEWYERAKFGIFIHWGAYSVPAWAEPIGALGEVEDDDTWFAHNPYAEWYFNTIRIPGSPAQKHHEETYGGAPYDEFLDRWTAERFDPQAWAALFARAGAEYVVPTTKHHDGITLWDAPGTGSRNTVQRGPQRDLVGEIAQAVRDEGIRFGVYYSGGLDWSITDLPPHRTGEEVHTLRPNDAAYHYYALAHVRDLIDRYRPDVLWNDIEWPDAGKHRGRDGLHEMFREYFAANPDGVVNDRWGSTYYDVATTEYSAGKANEDKDVWENNRGLGWSFGYNRLESPKETLDPMQLAKHWTDVVSKGGRLLLNVGPTAEGEIPQLQQRTLEGFGQWKRDVAEAASVTGRTTQVQRDDARWRRDWETPTERIVFLEDPGEHRVGAAGIHLDRVRVLSGDVVVERDGDEGVVRIAGLTHGPAAVAFARS; encoded by the coding sequence ATGACCGACAAGACCTGGACCGATCTGGATCACGACCTGCCCGAATGGTATGAGCGTGCGAAGTTCGGGATCTTCATCCACTGGGGCGCGTACTCCGTGCCGGCGTGGGCCGAACCGATCGGAGCTCTCGGCGAGGTCGAGGACGACGACACGTGGTTCGCGCACAACCCGTACGCCGAGTGGTACTTCAACACCATCCGCATCCCTGGCAGCCCCGCGCAGAAGCACCACGAGGAGACGTACGGCGGCGCGCCGTACGACGAGTTCCTCGACCGCTGGACGGCGGAGCGCTTCGATCCGCAGGCGTGGGCGGCGCTGTTCGCACGGGCCGGCGCCGAGTACGTCGTGCCGACCACGAAGCACCACGACGGCATCACACTGTGGGACGCACCGGGAACCGGGTCGCGCAACACCGTGCAGCGGGGTCCACAGCGCGATCTGGTCGGAGAGATCGCGCAAGCCGTGCGCGACGAGGGAATCCGATTCGGCGTGTACTACTCCGGCGGTCTCGACTGGTCGATCACCGACCTGCCGCCGCACCGGACTGGCGAAGAGGTGCACACGCTCCGGCCGAATGACGCCGCGTACCACTACTACGCGTTGGCCCACGTACGAGACCTCATCGATCGGTACCGCCCCGATGTGCTGTGGAACGACATCGAGTGGCCGGATGCCGGCAAGCACCGCGGGCGCGACGGACTGCACGAGATGTTCCGCGAGTACTTCGCCGCCAACCCGGACGGTGTCGTGAACGATCGGTGGGGCAGTACCTACTACGACGTCGCGACAACCGAGTACTCCGCAGGCAAGGCGAACGAGGACAAGGACGTCTGGGAGAACAACCGTGGCCTGGGGTGGTCGTTCGGGTACAACCGGCTCGAGTCCCCCAAAGAGACCCTCGACCCGATGCAGCTGGCCAAGCACTGGACGGATGTCGTCTCGAAGGGTGGCCGACTCCTCCTCAATGTCGGACCGACCGCCGAGGGTGAGATCCCTCAGCTGCAGCAGCGGACGCTCGAAGGGTTCGGACAGTGGAAGCGCGATGTCGCCGAGGCGGCATCCGTCACCGGACGCACGACGCAGGTTCAGCGCGACGACGCACGGTGGCGGCGCGACTGGGAGACGCCGACCGAGCGGATCGTGTTCCTGGAAGATCCGGGCGAGCACCGGGTAGGAGCGGCAGGCATCCACCTCGATCGCGTCCGCGTGCTCTCCGGAGACGTGGTCGTGGAGCGGGACGGCGACGAGGGGGTCGTGCGGATCGCCGGTCTGACGCACGGCCCAGCGGCCGTGGCTTTCGCCCGCAGCTGA
- a CDS encoding SDR family NAD(P)-dependent oxidoreductase has product MTTYLDSLFSLAGRTAVVTGGSSGIGRGIATALARAGAATVIVARGQDRIDATVRELTEAGCRAAGVVGDLGTRAGIHAVAEAAPEPFGEPDILVNSAGINIRPPFPDITEADWDATMTVNALAPFLLGQRFAAGMADRGYGRLIHISSQQAHRAFVGSGIYGVSKGAVESLMRSEAEAWGGTGVTSNTLVPGFVLTPLNARLQEQPDKVAALAARTMIGRNGLPEDFAGAAVFLAGPGSAYVTGHSLFVDGGLSAH; this is encoded by the coding sequence ATGACCACGTATCTCGACTCGCTCTTCTCCCTGGCCGGCCGCACCGCTGTCGTGACCGGCGGCAGCTCCGGCATCGGCCGCGGCATCGCCACAGCCCTCGCACGCGCGGGTGCGGCCACCGTGATCGTCGCGCGCGGACAGGACCGCATCGATGCCACGGTGCGCGAGCTCACCGAAGCCGGATGCCGCGCCGCCGGTGTCGTCGGCGACCTCGGCACTCGAGCCGGCATCCACGCCGTGGCCGAGGCCGCGCCCGAACCGTTCGGCGAACCGGACATCCTCGTCAACTCCGCAGGCATCAACATCCGCCCGCCCTTCCCGGACATCACCGAAGCCGACTGGGATGCCACGATGACCGTGAACGCGCTCGCTCCGTTCCTGCTGGGGCAGCGGTTCGCGGCTGGAATGGCCGACCGAGGCTACGGCCGGCTCATCCACATCAGTTCCCAGCAGGCGCATCGCGCATTCGTCGGCAGCGGGATCTACGGCGTCTCCAAGGGCGCGGTCGAATCGCTGATGCGGTCAGAGGCCGAGGCGTGGGGCGGCACCGGCGTGACGAGCAACACGCTCGTGCCCGGGTTCGTGCTGACGCCGCTGAACGCGCGACTGCAGGAGCAACCGGACAAGGTCGCGGCGCTCGCGGCGCGCACGATGATCGGTCGCAACGGCCTGCCCGAGGACTTCGCCGGCGCCGCCGTGTTCCTCGCGGGACCGGGTTCCGCGTACGTCACCGGGCATTCGCTGTTCGTGGACGGCGGCCTGTCGGCGCACTGA
- a CDS encoding glycosyltransferase family 2 protein: MPAPLVTLIVPGRDIAAFVPAALDSLRAQTEQRWRALLIDDGSVDATGEIFADAAASDPRFEVLRHERSIGLGAARNVGLERVDTAFVGFLDGDDELTPTALARLIGTLDDTGSDFVAGAYVRSRHDRGAYVPGRVQPWVAAATDPERRGTTILEHPKASANIVAWSKISRSDLWAGLRFPEGVAYEDQIVAQRMYTAARAFDVIPDVVVRWRLRADGSSITQGKAQLPVLRDYLTALRGGIRVLRDAGAHAAVAARLELILAMDVPPLQEIAGTHPDPAYAAEVAAFTDELRSYPEFADAHPDPALAAALRW; the protein is encoded by the coding sequence GTGCCCGCCCCGCTCGTCACGCTCATCGTCCCCGGTCGCGACATCGCCGCGTTCGTCCCGGCGGCCCTCGATTCTCTGCGCGCACAGACCGAACAGCGCTGGCGGGCTCTGCTCATCGACGACGGCTCGGTCGACGCCACCGGTGAGATCTTCGCCGATGCCGCGGCATCCGATCCCCGTTTCGAGGTGCTCCGACACGAACGCTCCATCGGACTGGGAGCGGCGCGCAACGTCGGGCTGGAGCGGGTCGACACCGCCTTCGTGGGATTCCTCGACGGCGACGACGAGCTGACCCCGACCGCGCTCGCCCGCCTCATCGGCACGCTCGACGACACCGGCAGCGATTTCGTCGCCGGCGCGTACGTCCGCTCCCGCCACGACCGCGGCGCGTACGTCCCCGGGCGAGTCCAGCCCTGGGTCGCCGCAGCCACGGATCCGGAGCGCCGAGGGACGACGATCCTCGAGCACCCGAAGGCGTCGGCCAACATCGTGGCGTGGTCGAAGATCAGCCGCAGCGACCTGTGGGCGGGCCTGCGGTTCCCCGAGGGCGTCGCGTACGAGGACCAGATCGTCGCGCAGCGCATGTACACCGCCGCTCGCGCCTTCGACGTGATCCCCGATGTCGTGGTCCGCTGGCGACTGCGCGCCGACGGCTCGTCCATCACGCAGGGCAAGGCGCAGCTGCCGGTGCTCCGCGACTACCTGACGGCCCTGCGCGGCGGCATCCGGGTGCTTCGGGATGCCGGGGCGCACGCCGCCGTGGCCGCTAGGCTGGAGCTCATCCTCGCGATGGACGTGCCGCCGCTCCAGGAGATCGCCGGCACCCACCCCGACCCCGCATACGCCGCGGAGGTCGCGGCGTTCACGGACGAGCTGCGGTCATACCCCGAGTTCGCCGACGCCCACCCCGACCCCGCTCTCGCGGCCGCGCTCCGCTGGTGA
- a CDS encoding cysteine desulfurase family protein translates to MLYLDHAATSPVRPEVLEAMRPFLTGVFGNPSSHHTVGEAAASALEDARARVARALGMRAGDVIFTAGGTEANNLAVKGIVLASRRRHLVVSPIEHESILESAGYLERFHGAEVTAVPVDAHGRITSDALADVIREDTALVSLGHANNEIGTVQDVAALAAVTHATGAVLHADAVQSAGWLPLAGLGADALSLAGHKLGAPKGIGALAVRGRIPLEPLLHGGGQERRRRSGTENVAGAVALATALELAEAEREAVSAAVGDRTRAFVEAVLATVPQASLTGAADARLPGTASFTFAAVSGEAVLLELERRGVVSSSGSACAAGSDEPSHVLLACGIAPEVAQTSVRFTFGRTPLPAEAPAQLAALVADAVRAVSGS, encoded by the coding sequence ATGCTTTACCTCGACCACGCCGCGACCTCGCCCGTGCGCCCGGAGGTTCTCGAGGCGATGCGTCCGTTCCTGACCGGCGTGTTCGGCAACCCGTCGAGCCACCATACGGTCGGCGAGGCCGCGGCGAGCGCGCTCGAGGACGCCCGCGCGCGCGTCGCCCGCGCGCTCGGGATGCGGGCGGGCGACGTCATCTTCACGGCGGGCGGCACCGAGGCGAACAACCTGGCCGTCAAGGGGATCGTGCTCGCGTCGCGTCGCCGTCATCTCGTGGTGTCGCCGATCGAGCACGAGTCGATTCTCGAGTCCGCCGGCTACCTCGAACGGTTCCACGGTGCAGAGGTCACGGCCGTGCCGGTGGATGCGCACGGTCGCATCACCTCGGATGCCCTCGCCGACGTCATCCGAGAGGACACCGCCCTGGTGTCGCTGGGACACGCCAACAACGAGATCGGGACGGTGCAGGACGTCGCAGCGCTGGCCGCGGTGACGCACGCCACCGGTGCCGTGCTGCACGCCGACGCCGTGCAGTCCGCCGGGTGGCTTCCGCTGGCCGGGCTCGGCGCCGACGCCCTCTCGCTCGCCGGTCACAAGCTCGGCGCTCCCAAGGGCATCGGCGCTCTCGCCGTCCGCGGCCGCATTCCGCTCGAGCCGCTGCTGCACGGCGGCGGGCAGGAGCGCAGACGACGCTCCGGGACGGAGAACGTGGCCGGCGCCGTCGCGCTGGCCACTGCCCTCGAACTCGCCGAGGCGGAACGCGAGGCCGTATCGGCGGCGGTCGGCGACCGCACCCGCGCCTTCGTCGAGGCGGTGCTCGCGACCGTCCCGCAGGCGTCGCTCACCGGTGCCGCCGACGCCCGGCTCCCCGGCACGGCGAGTTTCACGTTCGCCGCGGTCAGCGGCGAAGCCGTCCTGCTGGAGCTGGAGCGGCGCGGCGTCGTGTCGTCGAGCGGGTCGGCGTGCGCCGCGGGAAGCGATGAGCCGTCGCACGTGCTCCTCGCCTGCGGGATCGCGCCGGAGGTCGCCCAGACGTCGGTGCGGTTCACGTTCGGCCGCACTCCGCTGCCCGCCGAAGCGCCGGCGCAGCTCGCGGCGCTGGTCGCTGATGCGGTGCGCGCCGTTTCCGGTTCATAA
- the nadC gene encoding carboxylating nicotinate-nucleotide diphosphorylase encodes MITAATLTRVVSAALEEDAPWGDLTSTALLPADASATADLVAREAGVVSGGDVFASAFTLTDPAVTVDLHVGDGDAFVAGDVLASASGPARSLLTAERVALNFVQRMSGIATLTSTYVDAVDGTGARIADTRKTTPGLRAFERHAVISGGGSNHRYSLSDAVMAKDNHLAVLTSTGADLATALREALTRLPHTTHVVVEVDRLDQIPAVLDGGADTVLLDNFSLDDLRAGVGLIGERATVEASGGVNLDTVRAIAETGVDVISVGALTHSARALDLGLDLRIG; translated from the coding sequence ATGATCACTGCAGCCACCCTCACCCGCGTCGTCTCCGCCGCCCTCGAGGAGGACGCCCCGTGGGGCGACCTCACCAGCACGGCGCTGCTGCCCGCAGACGCGTCCGCGACCGCCGATCTGGTCGCGCGGGAAGCCGGAGTCGTCAGCGGCGGCGACGTGTTCGCTTCCGCGTTCACGCTGACCGACCCCGCCGTCACCGTCGACCTGCACGTGGGCGACGGCGACGCCTTCGTCGCAGGTGACGTCCTCGCCTCGGCATCCGGGCCGGCACGGAGCCTGCTTACGGCCGAGCGGGTCGCGCTCAACTTCGTGCAGCGCATGAGCGGGATCGCCACGCTCACCTCGACGTACGTGGACGCCGTCGACGGCACGGGCGCCCGCATCGCCGACACGCGCAAGACGACGCCCGGACTTCGCGCGTTCGAGCGGCACGCGGTGATCTCCGGCGGCGGCAGCAACCACCGGTATTCGCTGTCGGATGCCGTGATGGCCAAGGACAACCATCTCGCGGTACTCACCAGCACTGGCGCCGACCTCGCCACCGCGCTGCGTGAGGCCCTCACCCGCCTGCCGCACACGACGCACGTCGTCGTCGAGGTGGACCGGCTCGACCAGATCCCCGCGGTGCTGGACGGTGGTGCTGACACCGTTCTGCTCGACAACTTCTCGCTGGACGACCTGCGAGCCGGCGTCGGACTCATCGGAGAGCGGGCGACCGTCGAGGCATCCGGCGGCGTGAATCTCGACACCGTCCGCGCGATCGCCGAGACCGGGGTCGACGTGATCTCCGTCGGCGCGCTCACGCATTCGGCGCGGGCCCTGGATCTCGGGCTGGATCTGCGGATCGGTTGA
- the nadB gene encoding L-aspartate oxidase, whose amino-acid sequence MTIAVVGCGIAGLTAALHAHEAGHAVTIFAKGALGDGSTPLAQGGVAGVYGAGDSASAHAEDTISAGAGLSDPDAVEVLVSEGAARIAELIARGVAFDRADDGALLLGREAAHSAARIVHAGGDATGAEIARALTAAVRSAGIEIVESAFLIDLLMTAGSVRGMRLLLDGIVVEKPADAVILATGGAGQLFAHTTNPVGATGDGIAAAMRAGAAVADLEFVQFHPTILADGAPFLISEAVRGEGATLIDEDGHRFCFDEHPDGELAPRDVVARAIARRAGRQGAPVRLDASALGARRLAERFPTIDRVTRRRGFDWSREAIPVTPAAHYLMGGIVTDLDGRTTLDGLLAAGETARTGVHGANRLASNSLLEGAVFGARAAAAAVALSRSSSEDGGADRVETRGRLYSADRVSTRSTTEGDGAPAFSRRALQQLMWDHVGLLRRDEGLADALATIHAWQSASVSPASPAEHEDANLLLLAEATASAALARTESVGAHFRERSLIGAR is encoded by the coding sequence ATGACCATCGCCGTCGTCGGCTGCGGCATCGCCGGGCTCACCGCCGCGCTGCACGCGCACGAGGCCGGGCACGCGGTCACGATCTTCGCGAAGGGTGCGCTCGGCGACGGCAGCACGCCTCTCGCACAGGGCGGCGTCGCGGGTGTGTACGGGGCCGGTGACTCCGCCTCTGCGCACGCGGAGGACACGATCTCGGCCGGCGCAGGCCTCAGCGACCCGGACGCGGTGGAGGTGCTCGTCTCGGAGGGCGCCGCCCGCATCGCCGAGCTGATCGCCCGCGGCGTCGCCTTCGACCGTGCGGATGACGGCGCCCTGCTGCTCGGACGCGAGGCCGCGCACAGCGCCGCGCGCATCGTCCACGCCGGTGGCGACGCCACCGGGGCGGAGATCGCCCGCGCCCTGACCGCGGCCGTGCGCTCGGCAGGCATCGAGATCGTCGAGAGCGCCTTCCTCATCGACCTTCTGATGACTGCCGGTTCCGTCCGCGGCATGCGGCTCCTTCTCGACGGGATCGTCGTCGAGAAGCCTGCGGATGCCGTGATCCTGGCGACCGGCGGTGCAGGACAGCTGTTCGCGCACACGACCAACCCCGTCGGCGCCACCGGCGACGGGATCGCCGCCGCGATGCGCGCCGGCGCTGCCGTGGCTGACCTGGAGTTCGTCCAGTTCCATCCGACGATCCTGGCCGACGGTGCCCCCTTCCTCATCTCGGAAGCGGTCCGCGGGGAGGGCGCGACACTGATCGACGAGGACGGACACCGGTTCTGCTTCGACGAGCACCCGGACGGCGAACTCGCTCCGCGCGACGTGGTCGCACGCGCGATCGCGCGGCGTGCGGGACGGCAGGGCGCCCCGGTCCGCTTGGACGCCTCGGCACTCGGCGCGCGGCGGCTGGCCGAGCGCTTCCCGACGATCGACCGTGTCACGAGACGGCGCGGCTTCGACTGGTCGCGCGAGGCGATCCCCGTCACGCCTGCCGCGCACTACCTCATGGGCGGAATCGTTACCGACCTCGACGGACGCACGACCCTGGACGGGCTGCTCGCCGCCGGAGAGACCGCCCGCACGGGCGTGCACGGCGCCAACCGCCTGGCCTCGAACTCGCTCCTCGAAGGCGCCGTCTTCGGCGCCCGCGCGGCGGCCGCCGCCGTCGCGCTCTCTCGTTCGTCGAGCGAGGACGGCGGAGCCGACCGAGTCGAAACGCGGGGACGGCTGTATAGCGCTGACCGCGTTTCGACTCGCTCCACGACCGAGGGCGACGGTGCACCCGCGTTCTCCCGCCGCGCGCTCCAGCAGCTGATGTGGGATCACGTCGGCCTGCTCCGCAGGGACGAAGGCCTGGCCGACGCGCTCGCCACGATCCATGCCTGGCAGTCGGCCTCCGTGTCGCCGGCCTCCCCCGCCGAGCACGAGGACGCGAACCTGCTCCTGCTCGCCGAGGCGACGGCATCCGCCGCCCTCGCGCGCACCGAATCGGTGGGCGCCCACTTCCGCGAACGTTCCCTGATCGGAGCCCGATGA